A section of the Gemmatimonadaceae bacterium genome encodes:
- a CDS encoding LLM class flavin-dependent oxidoreductase yields MRYGYWLPVFGGWLRNVPDENMDSSWDYVRRLARRSEEIGYDITLIAELFLNDIKGIDAPALDAWSTAAALAAVTERLELMVAVRPTFHSPAILAKQAANIDQIAHGRLALNVVSSWWSDEARRYGVQFDQHDDRYARTAEWLDVLDGAWHEPTFSYHGRYYNVDDLVLEPKPARAPRPTIYAGGESEAAKTLIARACDAYVMHGDPAERIAPKIADMTQRREAVGAEPMTYGMAAYFIVRDTEREARREMERITNVSPGSPGYNNYQDWISNTKLEQQVSLEDYSVSNRGLRAGLVGTPEQVAERIIDLEKAGLNLLLLQCSPQFEEMERFAEQVMPLVERERAAASRAS; encoded by the coding sequence ATGCGGTATGGCTATTGGCTTCCGGTGTTCGGCGGCTGGCTGCGCAACGTGCCGGACGAGAACATGGACAGCAGTTGGGACTACGTGAGGCGGTTGGCGCGTCGCAGCGAAGAGATCGGCTACGACATCACGCTCATCGCCGAGCTCTTTCTGAACGACATCAAGGGCATCGATGCGCCGGCGCTCGACGCCTGGTCGACGGCGGCCGCGCTGGCGGCGGTGACGGAGCGGCTGGAACTCATGGTCGCCGTTAGGCCGACGTTTCATTCGCCGGCCATTCTCGCGAAGCAGGCGGCGAACATCGACCAGATCGCGCACGGGCGCTTGGCGCTCAACGTGGTGTCGAGCTGGTGGTCGGACGAGGCGCGCCGGTACGGCGTGCAGTTCGACCAGCACGACGACCGGTACGCTCGCACCGCGGAGTGGCTCGACGTGCTCGACGGCGCGTGGCACGAGCCCACGTTTTCGTATCACGGCCGCTACTACAACGTGGATGACTTGGTGTTGGAGCCCAAGCCGGCGCGCGCGCCGCGCCCCACGATCTATGCGGGCGGCGAATCGGAAGCGGCCAAGACGCTCATCGCGCGCGCATGCGATGCATACGTCATGCACGGCGATCCGGCCGAGCGCATCGCGCCCAAGATCGCCGACATGACGCAACGTCGCGAAGCGGTGGGCGCGGAACCGATGACGTACGGAATGGCGGCGTACTTCATCGTCCGGGACACGGAGCGAGAGGCGCGGCGCGAGATGGAGCGGATCACCAACGTGTCGCCGGGGTCGCCGGGCTACAACAACTATCAGGATTGGATCTCGAACACGAAGCTCGAGCAGCAGGTGAGTCTCGAGGATTACTCGGTGTCTAACCGTGGGCTGCGCGCTGGGCTTGTCGGCACGCCGGAGCAGGTGGCGGAGCGGATCATCGACCTCGAGAAGGCGGGGCTCAACTTGCTGCTGCTGCAGTGCAGCCCGCAGTTCGAGGAGATGGAGCGGTTCGCGGAGCAGGTGATGCCGTTGGTGGAGCGGGAGCGGGCGGCGGCGAGCCGGGCGAGCTGA
- a CDS encoding NAD(P)H-dependent oxidoreductase has product MAGSGTVRCVPGVGVRKGPLSSNGFSVVGISGSPSAASKSRRLLEDVLAALGALGVAATLVDLATVPADGLLGRRAAPEVEQALASVAAADIVAVSTPVYRATYSGLLKVFCDLFAAGALGGKVAIPIATGGGPSHALCIDHGLRPLLASVGAVVVAAGVYGTDAEFIERSPNAELMARARMAAGEAVALAEGLRAVRGAMSSSSMES; this is encoded by the coding sequence ATGGCCGGATCGGGAACGGTTCGGTGCGTCCCAGGTGTTGGTGTGAGGAAGGGTCCTTTGAGCTCAAACGGTTTTTCCGTTGTCGGCATTTCCGGCAGTCCCTCCGCCGCGTCGAAGTCGAGGCGTCTTTTGGAGGACGTGCTGGCGGCGTTAGGCGCGCTCGGCGTGGCGGCGACGCTCGTCGATCTCGCGACCGTGCCGGCCGACGGGTTGCTGGGCCGCCGCGCCGCGCCGGAGGTGGAGCAGGCGTTGGCATCGGTGGCGGCGGCGGACATCGTGGCGGTGAGCACGCCGGTATATCGCGCCACCTACAGCGGACTACTCAAAGTGTTTTGCGACCTGTTTGCTGCGGGTGCGTTAGGCGGGAAGGTTGCGATTCCGATCGCGACCGGCGGCGGGCCGTCGCACGCGCTGTGCATCGATCACGGGCTGCGTCCGCTCCTCGCAAGCGTCGGCGCGGTCGTCGTGGCCGCCGGCGTCTACGGCACGGACGCCGAGTTCATCGAACGGTCGCCTAACGCTGAGTTGATGGCGCGGGCGAGGATGGCCGCCGGCGAAGCGGTTGCTCTCGCCGAAGGGCTTCGTGCGGTTCGCGGAGCGATGTCGTCGTCTTCCATGGAGAGTTGA
- a CDS encoding Uma2 family endonuclease — translation MPSTRPRRWTEEEVARLIDERPGYTPRYELVDGELLVTSPPTTRHQRALMQLAFRLGPYLSEQRIGEVLFGPVDFRLRPGTRFEPDLCVIPAPNGLLSAAVDPIRHAMLICEALSPSSLRHDRFTKRRAFQRDRVPEYWIVDGTSETFEVWHPDDESARVIADRLTWRPEGCTALFELDVKDLFASIADGAPLR, via the coding sequence ATGCCTTCGACTCGACCGCGCCGCTGGACGGAAGAGGAAGTCGCGCGCCTTATCGATGAACGCCCGGGCTACACGCCCCGGTACGAGCTCGTCGACGGGGAGCTGTTAGTTACGTCTCCACCGACGACGCGGCATCAGCGAGCGTTGATGCAACTGGCCTTCAGACTTGGCCCGTACCTCAGCGAGCAACGGATCGGCGAGGTACTGTTCGGGCCGGTTGACTTTCGGTTGCGCCCAGGGACGCGCTTCGAACCCGACCTGTGCGTCATTCCCGCGCCTAACGGACTTCTTTCGGCCGCCGTGGATCCGATTCGGCACGCAATGCTCATCTGTGAAGCCCTGTCCCCGAGCTCGCTGCGGCATGATCGCTTCACCAAGCGCCGAGCGTTCCAGCGTGATCGCGTACCTGAATACTGGATTGTGGACGGCACGTCCGAAACGTTCGAGGTTTGGCACCCGGACGACGAAAGCGCCAGGGTCATTGCCGACCGCCTAACGTGGCGCCCGGAGGGGTGCACGGCCCTGTTCGAGCTCGACGTGAAAGACCTGTTCGCGAGTATCGCCGACGGCGCGCCGTTGCGCTGA